The following is a genomic window from Trachemys scripta elegans isolate TJP31775 chromosome 16, CAS_Tse_1.0, whole genome shotgun sequence.
tttgctggggactgaagtgagactgactggtctgtagttccccgggttctcttttttccctttttaaaatatgggccctatatttgcctttttccaatcgtccaggaacTCCCCCGATCgtcacgaattttcaaagataatggccaatggctctgcaactacatcagccaactctctcagcaccCTTGAATGCATTAggtctggacccatggacttgtgcatgtccagcttttctaaatggtccttaacctgctctttcaccactgagggctgctcacctcctccccatgctgtgctgcccagtgcagcagtctgggagctgaccttctctgtgaagaccgaggcaaaaaaagcattgagtacttcagctttttccacaccatctgtcactaggttgcctcccccattcagtatttaatatttaaagcGAAGGTTAGCATCTGTAGAAATGGGTGTTTTCAGCAAGGAAGCAAGGCGCGGAGAGAGAGCCATCTATGGAGGGTTACTGATCTGCCTTCAAAGGGTCAGATGCCAGGGACTGCATCATTGGGTTATTATGGGCCTTGCCGTCAGACAGCAGGCGGCTCTGGATTGAGGCAGAGCAGCGGGCTACGGGGCAGCAAGTGGGTGAAGGCTGCGTGCCtatcttggggaggggagagaccgGATTCTATCCTGGGAGAGCAGCAGCCGGGAGAGGCCATCTGCCTGGGGGGGAAGCCCCAATAACCTGCAGGAATGGGGCCCGGTTTCTTGTTCCAGCCCCTCCCTTAGGGGCGGTTGTGGCTGGCATAGTTTCAGAAGTGGAGTTCCACTGGTCCTGTAACCCCGAAGCCAAGTGACTCCACCTACTGGTGCTTATCACTCCCTCCCTCTTGCTGTTTAACCGGCTTGTTTAAccaaggagggaaggaaagggggaacCTTTGGCCATTGGAAGGTTGCGTGCAAATGAAGGGAAAGGGGATGGATAAAGAAGGGTGGCGCTGCCTCTATTTAAATACATGCCCAAAGATGCCCTGAAAAGCTGGGAGTATCACTGGGTGCCTGGCCTGAAGGAGGTGGCTAAGATTAAGAACAGTGaggctagctcagtggttggagcattggcctgctaaacccagggttgtgagttcaatccttgagggggccacttagggatctggggcaaaaatcagtacttggtcctgctagtgaaggcagggggctggactcaatgacctttcaaggtcccttccagttctaggggatgggatgggataaaATGGAGCCTTCGGGATGCCTGGTGTTCTGCAACAGGTGCTTCCATGAATGTGTTATTTTCTCATTAGGTCTCTTTCCACTATTTGCATAAAGCCCTTTGGAGTTAGGTTGTCTTTCTTCCTGACATAGCAGGgtgcaagtttattaataaaacaatgaCTTAAACAACACTTCGTTGCTTCTGTTGGCCACACTAGGGTCTCTTTGCAtatccctccatttcccctctgAGTGccatcctcccatcccccactaTTTCAGGACTTCCTGAAACTCCCCCATCAATCCCCCAATGCCAAGGGCTCTGTGTTTCCCATGCCCCCTCCTCTATACCATTGTCCCGCATATCCCCCACACACCAGGggtttcatagattcccaggccagaagggaccattgtgatcatctagtccagtggtccccaacatgGCGCCCACCGGGGCATTTATGTGCTCCTGCCGGAGAAGtaaccgccgaaatgccgccgagaagcgtcAACGCCAAGAAGCgtcagccgccgaaatgccgccgagaagcatcATCATCGAGAAGcgttgctgccgaaatgccgccgagaagcagtggcatttcggcagcaacgCTTCTTGATGATGCTGCTTCTCTGTGGCATTTTGGCGGCCACGCTTCTCGATGACGCCGCTTCTCGGCAGTATTTCGGTGGCTGGTCGTCTGGCGCCCGCCACactgaaaggttggggaccactgatctagtctgacctcctgcatagcacaggctggCGAACTGCCCCAAcacaattcccagagcagatcttttagacaaacatccagtcttgatttaaaaattgtctgtggattgagaatccaccatcaaccttggtcaattgttccagtggctaattgctctccctgttaaaaatttactCCTTATTTCTGGGGTTCTGTGTGGtttcccccactgcagctgcATTAGtatgggaggcaggagggctagctgccctgagaaCATATCTAGGAGGATTTCAGATGGGATCCTACCCTGTGGCAGCtagacactgctatttttagcatgctggcttgcTCAGAGCTAGTGTGAATATGTCTACCAGAGTTGGAGatcccacctccagctccagcatagacataccctaagtggctTTCTTGGTGGGAATCTGAGTGCAGAGGCCAGGAACACGATGGGTCTCGGACCTTTGCCAAGTATTAAAAGCTCACAAGGAAAAGAACGGGAGTAATCGAGCATCCACCACTGATGCTCTCGGTGAAGCTGATCTTCGTGGTTTCCCTTGTCCCAGTTGCAGAGTTCCAGACCAAAGAGGATGTCTACTGCTTCGCCTTAGCAAAGGCCCTGTACAGTGTGCCCACGCCAGTGACTGTCGGGTTTTATGCACCATGGGGACACTGCAAAAACCTGCTCTTACAGACAATCCAGCGTGAGTACTGCCCTgtccaaatttcatggtgctctaggcagctgcgtgctgcatGTGCGGCAGCACCGGCCCCGGTGACCAGCCCTATCTCTTGGCCAGCCCCCCCGGCAAggagcagggccgtccctaggggggtgTGGAGCCCAGGacaactccctctgccctgcctcttaccctcccccccggctccacccccggctcgcccccattccacctcttcccccagcgaccccgcactcaccggcggcaggaagcggagcgcTGCGGCTGGGAACTGGaggagtagagcgggctgggaCCGGGCTGCTTCGCTTCCCACCGCTGCTGGTGAGTGgcggggggatcccttcccccaagccccctcccccaaaagacacggctggggccggggcgagggaagtggagcgggctgctcccagcccccccgctaatcccccgggccactctgggcctgtggggctcCCAAAAGTGGCCCCCTACAGCttctgcctcccagaccctggggagggggatgcctggggccccccactgcccccccccccccacaggggagCTGCATAGGGCATccaaatggctagggacagccctgcctggGGAACATAAGGAGGGGAAAGGATGGGAGAGGATGGGGATTACAACCTTCTCCCATTCTTGAATGCTCCCCGGGGGGGCTGAATTGTCAATCTGGAAGATCTTTGAGGAGGAAAGATTTAAGGTACTGCCAGGTGTCTAATATACGCCTTCCTCTGGCAGAGTACATGGTTAGCGAATCAACAAAGAAAGACCAGCAGGAACTTCAGCGGACGGGGAAAAAGCAGCGTGGGAGCTCTGGCCGGGATCTGCTGAAGCTCCTGTTTCTCATGATCTTCTATCAGCCGGTCCTGACGGTGCagcagaagcagagaaagaacgtCCAGCATGTCTTCATCCATTTCAGTGCCTGGGAGTATGCGGGCAGCGACCAGCTGTGGGCAGGCCTCATCACCACGCTGTGTGATGGCATCGAAAGACACTTCGGTCTCCTACCCGTGAGCATTTACAGGGCCATAGGCAGGAAATGTGGCATCATCGAGAGACCAGGGGATCAGGAATGGGTTAGCAAGAAGTACCTCTGCCTCCCCCTGTGGGCTGCTGTGATCCTTGTGACCGTGGTAGCTATTGGGGTGGGCGCTCTCCTCCTAGTGGTTGGGATCCCCGTTGGGGATGCCTCGGGAGATGCAATAGCTGTCGTGGAGGGCATCGGGGCGACAGCCGTTGGCGTCTCTGCGGCCGCTGCCATTCGGATTGCCATCATGGTGGTACGAAACGTCATCGTTACCCAGAAGACCCAGCTGGAGAGACAGATGAATCGGACAGATCTCAGCGCTCAGCTTGGCTTCATGAGCAGCGTTAAAAGCGAAGTGAGGACAGTCACCAGGTTCCTTCAGTTCATGCAAATCTTCCAGCGGCGGAAGCTGCAGGTGGTGCTAGAGATCACCCACCTGGACAGGTGCAGCCCTGACAAGGTGGTCGGCGTCCTGGACGCCATGAACATCCTCCTCTCGGACTATGATGCTCCTTTCATCTCCATCCTGGCTGTTGACCCGAGCATCATCGTCGACTGCGTGGAAAGCTCCATGTACATGAAGGGCATGGCCAACAACGGCTACGAGTTCTTAAACCGCATCGTCACCCTGCCCTTCTCTGTCCCTCGGATGGACTGTGACACCAAGCTGAGACTGATCAGGGACATCACCGAGCGCCGGAAGTGGCAAGAGAAAGACCTAGAGGAGGAGGTAGGTTTCCAGCAGGGTCCCAAGATGGAAGCTAACTCCAACTTCCTCTCAGTCCCTTGCTACAATTCTGCCAACCATGATGCAGAGAATCCAGGTGCAGATGACAGCCAGATACCTCTCATTGTCCGAGACCTCAGAACCCAGGAACCAGGACCCGGTGGCTATGGGAAGGGCATCAGAGCCAAAGACCTCATTCAAGAAGCTTTTGACTACCTTCTGGATGACTCCTTGAAGGAATACATGACAGACAATGTGGTGCAGATGCGACGGATCGTGAAcaccatcaccatcaccatcaGGCTCCTGGCAAGTAACGTCCCCAAGGACGAGGTGTGTCCAAAGAAGGTGGTGGACTGGGTGCTCCTTGCCAACCAGTGGCCATGCCGTCTGAGCTGGGTCTTGCAGTGCATCGAGGATGAGGAGCAGAGGAGCAGCCTGGGCTGCTGCCAAGGAAGCCCACTCCCCCCGGACATGTTCCTGTGGGAGGTCTATGAGAAGTACATGGAAGAGCTGGACATGCTTAAAGGCCAGATGGAAAAACTTCTGGAACTGGACCGGGATCCTGAGCTCTTCCACAACTTCCTATGTGGCAGGTTTCGGGTGAAGGAGGCCCTCTTCTACTTGCCCTACACGGTCAACTTAGACCTGTCCTTGAAAAGGCAGATGGAGCTGCAACGCGGCAGTCACAGCTTGAAACGGACAAAGAAGTTCAACAGGCTCACCGCGTGCACCCTGCTGGGCATGACGGTGGATGATGTCTGCAGAGAGGTAGGTGACTGTCCTGCATCCTGCCACCCCGCAGAGTCAGCGGTAGGTAGACTGTCCCATGCAAGCCACGTGACAGCTGCTCCACACGCTGAGAAGGAGATGAGGGCTATGGGCACTGGAGCTGGGAGAAAACTATCCCATCTGACCGGTGCATTTGCAAAAGCAAACCGTGagtgtgctgcagggctggactCAGGTTTTAGGATTGACTGTTACCCTCTGAGTAGTGTTAGGAACATAGCAGTTGCTGTCCTGGATACCCTCAACACTtcaggggatttttaaaattcataatgACTATGCTTAACCCTTGGCAGAAGCGCTGCAACAGGGGGGGCCAAGAGGCCAGAgctccatcacttttaaaagtggaagaGCTGTGCACTTTTTCCCTGTCATAAGGggtgagcagcaggaggagggggcggggaggagcgaGTGGAGGACAGGGTATCGA
Proteins encoded in this region:
- the LOC117888932 gene encoding NTPase KAP family P-loop domain-containing protein 1-like, with the protein product MTPLLGSISVAGRLAPATLKVAEFQTKEDVYCFALAKALYSVPTPVTVGFYAPWGHCKNLLLQTIQQYMVSESTKKDQQELQRTGKKQRGSSGRDLLKLLFLMIFYQPVLTVQQKQRKNVQHVFIHFSAWEYAGSDQLWAGLITTLCDGIERHFGLLPVSIYRAIGRKCGIIERPGDQEWVSKKYLCLPLWAAVILVTVVAIGVGALLLVVGIPVGDASGDAIAVVEGIGATAVGVSAAAAIRIAIMVVRNVIVTQKTQLERQMNRTDLSAQLGFMSSVKSEVRTVTRFLQFMQIFQRRKLQVVLEITHLDRCSPDKVVGVLDAMNILLSDYDAPFISILAVDPSIIVDCVESSMYMKGMANNGYEFLNRIVTLPFSVPRMDCDTKLRLIRDITERRKWQEKDLEEEVGFQQGPKMEANSNFLSVPCYNSANHDAENPGADDSQIPLIVRDLRTQEPGPGGYGKGIRAKDLIQEAFDYLLDDSLKEYMTDNVVQMRRIVNTITITIRLLASNVPKDEVCPKKVVDWVLLANQWPCRLSWVLQCIEDEEQRSSLGCCQGSPLPPDMFLWEVYEKYMEELDMLKGQMEKLLELDRDPELFHNFLCGRFRVKEALFYLPYTVNLDLSLKRQMELQRGSHSLKRTKKFNRLTACTLLGMTVDDVCREVDTVGFKEENVQEYKRRLRDHNLNGRALVYSDNNEIREALGMNLGEWTLFSIYFLGVLPQPSLAPSVASSVPLYVRQEAQKNMFGLRENVVRGSRLSLNISREDLQEKREI